A stretch of Aspergillus nidulans FGSC A4 chromosome VI DNA encodes these proteins:
- a CDS encoding uncharacterized protein (transcript_id=CADANIAT00010506), with protein MYRTEQSISWELVVSRLPGRLLVTTALNICCSFSSNCTRSGQLLEHEVRDWLDENSTVDLAEQDYGQVRLLMTSPASHDGRAKYPEGNFEDVFGGVINKPATDGLGLEDETIQYLSKLLNLPWPLSILTGYSSGIFTKFGHENGAGGLDGEGIFSILARAGMVIQTPHSTPIKCLLALFHDIENNLTTCFLHSAFPAHLFHFRDLVPKLLAKSNRPMNVFPVVFLKMYNECIEGYQKIQEGNIVFLEEAIGQTDYYQYKPSSARMPRDMIKTINGISYDLSRFEQFIDFECRLHGFLIDLSNSSRSEFELSRDPNNSRKLAEWLQFIGCVALGHKQAVSSYRQRVQAQNMVLYSMVSQAESRLNYQVAASTKQDSSDMRAVALLTMLFLPGTFIASFFSAGLVATNPGSTPTTNKYLWIYWVITVPLTIIVILIWKCWSRKQAGGTNNLLWSIESSDPRYSPKITDSQLKIILPTPVTGHLKRSGITISRLQSLQPRGPLYGRGQARNCYCTRASRFLPASVRIILARAAFDSIMRQLTEIFLRTVIAIVPLASWVAGEPVQYCRFGHEDKPDATVDFCLGITTYYNASSESHDMYRCMRVTRSSVLGWTAVGTGSVMAGSLMFIIYGDPFSSEHAAPTVSLRTIDGHHQPKLVSQADMEGADLRLLQPDWVSVNSTETDDERLDSKRDSVSVAKVAIMCYSCGKWHGAPISADAAAQPWIWAWNNFQEFDSYCCNSAKFNWVMNYTEDVHLKMHEHHAEDGGWGRFYVDMARSTSKDNSAPSIPPIRPGITALGVSDIPGGWSWLNPTVHIHGFLMSAAFLILYPAGLVAMWSGSSMSFKYHWIIQLLASLFVLIGGAIGLIRAHKIDSFHHFIGLTGVVCTTSMGFSRWLGRIFLLLGWTNVITGLLLTGHGWSLVPLAASFISVIALALVAWVWYATHQCKQREIRPDWEGEDSPFSLQPTRDDYFAVAADDDDEHDLRFSSDHSTPVKIRKEDADLR; from the exons ATGTACAGAACTGAACAGTCAATCAGCTGGGAATTAGTCGTCTCTCGTTTACCAGGGCGGCTCCTAGTGACCACCGCCTTAAAT ATTTGCTGCTCGTTCTCAAGCAATTGTACTCGCAGCGGCCAACTTCTAGAGCATGAGGTCAGAGACTGGCTCGACGAGAAT TCAACAGTAGACCTAGCAGAGCAGGATTATGGCCAAGTACGCTTACT CATGACATCCCCTGCCTCTCATGACGGTCGAGCCAAGTATCCTGAGGGAAATTTTGAAGACGTTTTTGGGGGAGTTATCAACAAACCCGCAACAGATGGGTTAGGCCTTGAAGATGAGACTATTCAGTATTTGTCGAAACTCTTAAACCTCCCGTGGCCACTATCAATTCTGACCGGATATTCGTCTGGGATTTTTACCAAATTTGGACATGAGAACGGGGCCGGGGGCCTGGACGGAGAAG GCATTTTTTCGATTCTAGCCAGGGCAGGAATGGTGATTCAAACACCACACTCCACGCCAATCAAGTGCTTGCTAGCACTCTTCCACGACATCGAAAACAACCTCACAACATGCTTTTTGCACTCAGCTTTCCCCGCCCACCTTTTCCACTTTCGAGATTTGGTTCCTAAATTGCTCGCAAAGTCAAATCGACCGATGAATGTATTTCCTGTGGTTTTCCTCAAGATGTACAACGAATGCATCGAAGGCTACCAGAAGATCCAAGAGGGGAACATCGTGTTCCTCGAGGAAGCGATTGGTCAGACAGACTATTATCAATACAAGCCTAGTAGCGCCAGAATGCCCAGAGACATGATTAAAACCATTAACGGCATTTCATACGACCTCTCACGGTTTGAACAGTTCATTGATTTTGAATGCAGGCTCCATGGTTTTCTTATCGACCTGAGCAACTCGTCGCGATCAGAGTTTGAGTTATCAAGAGACCCAAACAACAGCAGGAAGCTTGCAGAATGGCTCCAGTTCATTGGTTGTGTGGCTCTAGGCCATAAACAAGCGGTTAGCTCCTACCGACAGAGGGTTCAAGCCCAGAACATGGTT CTATATAGCATGGTATCCCAAGCCGAGAGCCGTCTAAATTACCAGGTTGCCGCATCCACAAAACAGGATAGCTCAGATATGAGAGCTGTTGCTCTGCTTACCatgctcttcctccccggGACTTTTATCGCG AGCTTCTTTAGTGCCGGTCTGGTTGCGACCAATCCCGGCAGTACTCCCACGACGAACAAATATCTATGGATATACTGGGTGATAACTGTTCCCCTCACTATTATCGTTATTCTGATTTGGAAGTGCTGGTCGAGAAAGCAGGCTGGAGGGACAAATAACTTGCTTTGGAGTATTGAGTCTAGTGATCCTCGTTACTCGCCGAAG ATCACG gacagccagttgaaaataatactgcctacacccgtTACAGGACACTTGAAGCGTTCGGGAATTACAATTAGTCGGCTCCAGTCTTTGCAGCCTCGAGGGCCTTTGTACGGGCGTGGGCAAG CCCGCAATTGCTA CTGCACCAGG GCATCTAGATTTCTTCCGGCTTCTGTTCGCATCATTCTTGCCAGAGCTGCTTTTGATAGTATCATGCGGCAATTAACTGAAATATTTTTACGCACAGTGATTGCAATTGTCCCACTCGCGTCCTGGGTCGCGGGCGAACCTGTCCAGTACTGCCGGTTCGGCCATGAAGATAAACCCGATGCTACCGTCGATTTTTGCTTGGGCATTACCACGTACTACAATGCCTCTTCAGAAAGCCACGATATGTATAGGTGTATGCGGGTTACGAGAAGCTCAGTGCTCGGGTGGACCGCAGTCGGCACCGGCTCAGTGATGGCGGGCTCCTTGATGTTCATAATCTACGGCGATCCTTTTTCTTCAGAGCATGCAGCACCGACCGTGAGCCTTCGGACAATCGATGGTCACCACCAGCCCAAGCTCGTCTCTCAAGCCGATATGGAGGGGGCAGATCTTCGCCTCTTGCAACCCGATTGGGTTTCCGTCAACTCCACCGAGACTGACGACGAAAGACTTGACTCCAAACGAGACTCGGTTTCTGTCGCGAAGGTAGCCATTATGTGTTATTCGTGCGGGAAATGGCATGGTGCCCCAATatctgcagatgctgcagccCAACCCTGGATCTGGGCGTGGAACAATTTCCAAGAATTTGACAGTTActgttgcaattctgcgaagttcaattGGGttatgaa TTACACCGAAGATGTACACCTGAAAATGCACGAGCATCATGCAGAGGATGGTGGCTGGGGACGATTCTACGTCGATATGGCACGCTCTACCAGCAAAGACAACTCCGCGCCTTCAATTCCCCCGATTCGGCCCGGTATCACAGCACTCGGTGTCTCGGATATACCTGGCGGATGGTCATGGTTGAACCCGACGGTACACATCCACGGCTTCCTCATGAGTGCTGCTTTCCTGATTCTCTACCCAGCCGGTTTAGTTGCAATGTGGTCAGGGTCATCCATGTCTTTCAAGTACCATTGGATAATACAGCTTCTTGCTTCATTATTTGTCTTGATTGGTGGGGCTATAGGGCTCATTCGGGCACATAAGATCGATTCCTTTCATCATTTCATTGGCCTTACGGGGGTTGTTTGCA CGACGTCAATGGGCTTCTCACGTTGGCTTGGGCGCatatttcttctgctcggcTGGACGAACGTCATTACCGGACTGCTTCTTACCGGTCACGGCTGGTCCCTCGTCCCCTTGGCTGCAAGCTTCATCTCCGTAATAGCACTTGCCTTGGTCGCCTGGGTCTGGTATGCCACGCATCAGTGTAAGCAGCGTGAGATTCGCCCCGActgggaaggagaggatagCCCTTTCTCCTTGCAGCCTACAAGGGACGATTACTTTGCCGTGGCTGcggatgatgacgatgagcaTGATTTACGGTTTAGCAGCGACCACTCGACTCCCGTCAAGATAAGGAAGGAAGACGCAGATCTAAGATAA
- a CDS encoding uncharacterized protein (transcript_id=CADANIAT00010507), which translates to MAQIHTVDNTTSPYSYPLKQIPAKSTCMPIPMPAPDLPTESPSPSPSSKPRNPGYSDLASLMYKDKGLSIFRSFRHLNAKNLLYYQAEIVNAEAELQEIIEDDATSGDTDREKFASSVRYLKDSQFPPSEQWKKFIELRGLLEAYNAAVLQYASILQLAAPHENDRELLRSWLREWAFCKTGAEFDQWFGERDENADDLVTLLGRYENVDHFTKWVIQSVIPAFHEWVGWRRTNDRDIEMGIVTYDDKKVKRATRIASTITSSVIPASSMIALYLIKNMITRLIIIIIYNIAFSVILGLLAKARRVEVFAASTA; encoded by the exons ATGGCCCAAATTCACACAGTAGATAACACAACATCCCCATACTCTTACCCCCTCAAGCAGATCCCTGCCAAATCAACCTGCATGCCCATCCCCATGCCCGCCCCGGACCTCCCCACAGAATccccatctccatccccatCATCAAAACCAAGAAACCCCGGCTACTCTGACCTAGCAAGCCTAATGTACAAAGATAAAGGCCTCTCGATATTCCGGTCCTTCCGACACCTGAATGCAAAGAACCTCCTCTACTACCAAGCCGAGATCGTAAACGCTGAAGCCGAGTTGCAAGAGATTATTGAAGACGACGCCACCTCGGGCGATACAGACCGCGAGAAGTTCGCGTCCTCAGTGAGGTACCTCAAGGACAGCCAGTTTCCGCCGTCCGAGCAGTGGAAAAAATTTATTGAGTTGAGAGGTTTGTTGGAGGCGTATA ACGCCGCAGTTCTCCAATATGCCTCAATCCTGCAGCTGGCAGCACCGCACGAGAACGACCGGGAGTTACTGCGCTCGTGGCTCCGAGAGTGGGCGTTCTGCAAGACCGGCGCCGAGTTCGACCAGTGGTTTGGCGAGCGCGATGAGAATGCCGACGATCTGGTTACGCTGTTGGGGAGGTATGAGAATGTAGATCACTTTACGAAGTGGGTGATTCAGAGTGTCATTCCGGCTTTCCATGAGTGGGTGGGATGGAGGCGGACG AACGACAGGGATATAGAGATGGGAATCGTTACGTATGACGATAAGAAGGTTAAGCGCGCGACAAGGATCGCGAGCACGATTACGTCGTCGGTTATACCAGCGAGTTCGATGATTGCACTTTATCTGATCAAGAATATGATTACACGGCTGATTATTATCATCATTTATAACATCGCCTTCTCTGTTATACTAGGGCTCCTGGCGAAGGCGCGGCGGGTCGAGGTGTTTGCGGCTTCGACGGCGTAG
- a CDS encoding uncharacterized protein (transcript_id=CADANIAT00010508) — protein MQRDKIKIKARNPDGGKEEASLNAAIDDTLEGNIIARQWSEHLNLENTPFHSFTTLRDSHDVSYTVDSMVELLLGPANDGWTDVAPFYVSSSESGSLSGGFQVLLGKSWKGKFRLPSDSGPELYKAAPSVYHYKGRDDKEKRQAEARKLEEERRKIAKQNDAEFNKIKKDRAA, from the exons ATG CAACGAGACAAAATCAAAATTAAGGCCAGGAACCCCGACGGTGGGAAAGAGGAAGCTTCACTCAACGCTGCCATCGACGACACCCTTGAGGGGAACATCATTGCGCGGCAGTGGTCAGAGCACCTCAACTTGGAAAATACCCCATTCCACTCGTTCACTACGCTTCGCGACTCTCATGACGTCTCATACACTGTCGACAGCATGGTGGAGTTGCTGTTAGGGCCGGCAAATGATGGGTGGACAGATGTCGCTCCTTTCTACGTTTCCAGCAGTGAGAGCGGATCTCTCTCTGGTGGATTCCAGGTCCTGCTCGGGAAGAGTTGGAAGGGAAAATTTAGGCTACCTAGCGATTCCGGACCGGAGCTTTACAAGGCAGCTCCTTCCGTTTACCATTACAAAGGCCGTGACG ACAAAGAGAAACGACAGGCGGAAGCGCGAaagcttgaggaggaaagacggAAGATAGCGAAGCAGAATGACGCCGAATTCAACAAAATAAAGAAAGACAGAGCGGCTTAG